In a single window of the Acinetobacter sp. CS-2 genome:
- a CDS encoding FKBP-type peptidyl-prolyl cis-trans isomerase — protein MINELEIIDLKVGEGKEAVKGALITTHYTGWLEDGTKFDSSIDRGNYFETVIGTGRVIKGWDQGIMGMKVGGKRKLMVPAHLAYGERKMGKIIPANSNLIFEIELFDVKTRD, from the coding sequence ATGATAAATGAATTAGAAATTATCGATTTAAAAGTAGGTGAAGGTAAAGAAGCGGTGAAAGGTGCGCTGATTACGACCCATTACACCGGCTGGCTGGAAGATGGAACCAAATTCGATTCATCCATTGACCGTGGCAACTACTTTGAAACCGTGATTGGTACCGGTCGTGTGATTAAAGGCTGGGATCAGGGCATTATGGGCATGAAAGTCGGTGGTAAACGTAAATTAATGGTGCCGGCACACCTGGCTTATGGTGAACGTAAAATGGGTAAAATTATTCCTGCCAATTCAAACCTTATTTTTGAAATTGAACTATTTGACGTAAAAACACGTGATTAA
- a CDS encoding YaeQ family protein, which produces MALKATIYKADLNIANMDDHQYGDYQLTMALHPSETIERLMVRILAYARFADDALEFTKDLFETNEPALWQKDLTGQLIKWIEVGCPDEDKVKKASARCKQVAVVTYGSAVDEWYKRNSKLKTLSNVEVWKLSTAATDALPQLCERTMQLQLNVMDGEWTLIGDHAQVVVEWEQLQ; this is translated from the coding sequence ATGGCGCTAAAAGCAACAATTTATAAGGCAGATTTGAATATTGCCAATATGGATGACCATCAATATGGTGATTATCAACTCACTATGGCTTTGCATCCTTCAGAAACCATTGAACGTTTGATGGTGCGTATTTTGGCTTATGCGCGTTTTGCTGATGATGCTCTGGAGTTTACCAAAGATTTGTTTGAAACTAATGAGCCGGCGTTATGGCAAAAAGATCTGACCGGCCAACTGATTAAATGGATTGAAGTGGGCTGTCCGGATGAAGATAAGGTGAAAAAGGCCAGTGCGCGTTGTAAGCAGGTGGCTGTGGTTACTTATGGCTCAGCTGTAGATGAATGGTACAAACGCAACAGCAAATTAAAAACCTTAAGCAATGTCGAAGTGTGGAAACTCTCTACTGCGGCTACTGATGCCTTGCCACAATTATGCGAGCGTACTATGCAGTTACAGCTAAATGTTATGGATGGTGAATGGACCTTGATTGGGGATCACGCTCAAGTCGTGGTGGAGTGGGAACAATTACAATAA